A single genomic interval of Flectobacillus major DSM 103 harbors:
- a CDS encoding glycoside hydrolase family 43 protein has protein sequence MFLKKRIGLLLCLQLLSIGLLAQKKVYMFSYFKGNGEDGLHLAYSNDGLSWKALKGDSSFLTPTVSKDKLMRDPCILKGPDGYFYMVWTVSWNDRGIGYARSKDLIHWSEQQFIPVMANEPTALNCWAPEINYNNQTKEYFIYWATTIPDRFKNDGQKGDGKYNHRMYSVTTKDFKSFSSTKLFYDPGFNVIDATIIKAGKKYVMFLKDETKEPVQKNLKVALSQQLSTGFSPASEPILGLNWIEGPTATKVGNNWVVYFDQYTRHKMGAVSSPDLKNWTDISDQITFPNGTRHGTVFTITQKEFQKLKQFD, from the coding sequence ATGTTTTTGAAAAAAAGAATTGGATTACTCCTCTGTTTACAACTTTTATCTATTGGACTACTAGCTCAGAAAAAGGTCTATATGTTTTCCTATTTTAAAGGTAATGGCGAAGATGGCCTACATCTAGCCTACAGTAATGATGGGCTATCGTGGAAAGCCCTCAAAGGAGATAGTTCTTTCTTGACTCCTACGGTTAGCAAAGATAAGCTCATGCGTGACCCTTGTATTTTGAAGGGGCCAGATGGCTATTTTTACATGGTATGGACAGTTTCTTGGAACGACCGTGGTATTGGGTATGCTCGCTCAAAAGACCTTATCCATTGGTCAGAACAGCAGTTTATTCCAGTAATGGCCAACGAGCCCACGGCTCTCAACTGCTGGGCTCCCGAAATTAATTATAATAACCAAACCAAAGAGTATTTTATTTATTGGGCCACTACCATTCCCGACCGATTTAAAAACGATGGGCAAAAAGGTGACGGTAAATACAATCATAGAATGTACTCGGTAACAACAAAGGATTTTAAATCATTTAGTAGCACCAAGCTTTTCTATGACCCTGGCTTTAATGTAATTGATGCTACAATTATTAAAGCTGGTAAAAAATATGTAATGTTTTTGAAAGACGAAACCAAAGAACCCGTTCAGAAAAACTTAAAAGTAGCTCTTAGCCAGCAGTTATCCACGGGGTTCTCTCCTGCTTCTGAGCCAATTTTAGGCTTAAACTGGATAGAAGGCCCCACTGCTACCAAGGTAGGAAACAACTGGGTGGTATATTTTGACCAATATACTCGCCACAAAATGGGTGCTGTAAGTTCGCCTGATTTAAAAAATTGGACGGATATTTCTGACCAAATAACTTTTCCCAATGGAACAAGACATGGTACAGTTTTTACTATTACTCAAAAGGAGTTTCAAAAGTTAAAGCAATTTGACTAA
- a CDS encoding HAD family hydrolase translates to MQKALIFDMDGTMVDNMMVHHRAWQKKLAEIGLVLSLEEVIATCHGKNDEILQRIFGDKYTFEERDRISSEKEAIYREVFLPELKLIDGLPELLEEAYKAGIPMGIGTAARSENVDYVLDNLQIRHYFQAIVCDKDVELGKPNPAVFFKVADLLHTNYTDCLVFEDSPTGAKTALNAGMKAVIITTTHTQEEFDQYPNIILCTPNYVSFNLFSTLEQR, encoded by the coding sequence ATGCAAAAAGCATTGATATTTGACATGGACGGAACTATGGTGGACAACATGATGGTTCATCACCGTGCTTGGCAAAAAAAGCTGGCCGAAATCGGATTAGTACTGTCATTGGAGGAAGTAATAGCTACCTGTCATGGCAAAAACGATGAAATTCTACAACGTATTTTTGGTGACAAATATACCTTTGAAGAACGTGACCGTATTTCGTCTGAAAAAGAAGCGATTTACCGAGAAGTTTTTTTGCCAGAACTCAAATTGATTGATGGACTACCAGAGTTGCTTGAAGAAGCATACAAAGCGGGTATTCCGATGGGCATTGGTACAGCAGCTCGTTCCGAAAATGTAGATTATGTATTGGATAACCTCCAAATACGTCATTATTTTCAGGCCATCGTTTGCGACAAAGATGTAGAGCTTGGCAAACCTAATCCCGCTGTGTTTTTTAAAGTAGCCGATTTACTCCATACCAATTATACTGATTGCTTGGTGTTTGAAGATTCACCAACAGGAGCAAAAACAGCACTAAATGCGGGCATGAAAGCCGTGATTATTACCACAACACATACCCAAGAAGAATTTGACCAGTACCCAAATATTATATTATGTACCCCAAATTATGTTTCCTTTAATCTGTTTTCAACCTTAGAACAACGCTAA
- the fsa gene encoding fructose-6-phosphate aldolase, whose amino-acid sequence MKFFIDTANLQEIQEAQDLGVLDGVTTNPSLMAKEGISGKENVLNHYKAICQIVEGDVSAEVIATDYEGMIAEGELLAALDPKIVVKIPMIKDGIKAIKYFSEKGIKTNCTLIFSAGQALLAAKAGASYVSPFVGRLDDISFDGTVLIEQIRTIYDNYGFETEILAASIRHPIHIIKCAEIGADVMTGPLSAMLALLKHPLTDIGLEKFMKDMAGKWN is encoded by the coding sequence ATGAAATTTTTTATCGACACCGCCAACCTACAAGAAATCCAAGAGGCTCAAGACCTTGGGGTACTAGATGGCGTAACTACCAACCCTTCGCTGATGGCAAAAGAAGGCATCAGTGGCAAAGAAAATGTACTTAATCATTACAAAGCTATCTGCCAAATTGTAGAAGGCGATGTAAGTGCCGAGGTTATTGCTACCGATTACGAGGGTATGATTGCAGAGGGTGAACTTTTGGCTGCCCTCGACCCAAAAATTGTAGTGAAAATACCGATGATAAAAGACGGTATCAAAGCAATTAAATACTTTTCTGAAAAAGGTATCAAAACCAACTGTACGCTTATCTTCTCGGCAGGTCAGGCCCTTTTGGCTGCCAAAGCTGGAGCTTCGTATGTATCGCCATTTGTAGGTCGTTTAGATGATATTTCGTTTGATGGCACTGTGCTGATCGAACAAATCAGAACGATTTATGATAATTATGGCTTTGAAACCGAAATTCTAGCAGCTTCTATTCGTCATCCTATTCATATTATTAAGTGTGCCGAAATTGGAGCAGACGTAATGACAGGGCCGTTGAGTGCCATGTTGGCTCTTTTAAAACACCCTCTTACCGACATCGGTTTGGAGAAATTTATGAAAGATATGGCTGGTAAATGGAACTAA